Within the Anopheles bellator unplaced genomic scaffold, idAnoBellAS_SP24_06.2 scaffold00497_ctg1, whole genome shotgun sequence genome, the region AACTCAGAAGGGTTTCCGCGAGAATGTGCACCAAACCTAGTGTTTGACCTCAACATCATGAATTGCAATCTGCCAGAGGTATCGGTATGCGTGGAGAACGTGGCTACGCCACCGACCGTTGGCCCTGGAACTCCGGCGCCACCTATTGACAATGTGCCAACGGTTCCAACCGCTGGACCCATTGTACCTTCGCCAGAAGTTCCCACGGCTCCGACAGCCCTACCACCAGTGGAAGTTCCAACTGCTCCCTCACCTACCACTATCGTCCCCACTCCTGTGCCTACTCCCGTACCAACTCCCGTACCAACTCCCGTGCCCACTCCTATTCCCAATCCCACGCCAGCGCCTTCGCCAGGCAATCCACCAGACTGTCCTCCGAACGCGGTGTTCTACTATCCCCATCCCAACTGCTCCTTCTTCTACCGCTGTGTCTGGGGCGTGCTGCACACCCTCCAGTGTCCACCGAATCAGTTCTGGAACCAAGAACGTGAGTACTGTGACCATCCATTTAACGTGAACTGCCCGGCTGGTGCAGGATAACATGCGTACTCGTCCTGCGCCACTGTCCCGTATCCGTAGCACCGCGAATACATCATAATGAACGCCAGAAACGCGCCCCAAACGATTAGGACATCAACCAGCGAGTCGAGCCTTCCCCCCGATGTACAAAAAATACTGTTATTATAAATTCTGTTGTCTAAGACTATTGTGACATGCGATGTGTAAGAAATTCAGCGATCAGCGGCAATTCAATACAATCAATCGCATAAGCGTTCGGTAGAGAAACAACTTGAAGGAACTTGAAGGAAACTAGTGATGTAGATTTTTATCTTCCTGTACTCAATGTGCATACATATGgatatgaataaattatatctTAAACAGTGTAGAATGGACAAATTGGCAACgaagaataaattaataacCAATAAACGCTTTTAGTCAACACACATGTTTACTAATGTTGtcagttatttaaaatttccaaattgttGTCGAAATGAAAACGCCTATCACCAACCAATGAATACTGATTATAAACAGTTTCTCcttttggtcaaatgttcaccacaaTTGGCctggcagtagctcattcggtcgacctacttttgagtacattttcgattgtatctggtcctatttcgtcaacggcaacttgaatttggatCTTGAcgttgtcaatagttgctggtttgttcgtataacataaatatcaattgtagctgtcgctgtatggAAAGTGGCGTCGTCCTGTTCAAACCAACTGCCGTCCAAattctcagcttcaattcaACCGACGAAcacaatcagccaaaatccgcaccaaacagtcactcgttgtgagtgcattggcttctcttgcacgatttGTGAACTTTCCGAACCACcatactgcttattaacagAGCCACCAAGGGAGGAATGAGCTGCAATGAAATGTacttttgacgaatgagttgacgacctacaacttgggaaatatttttttaaatattttccaattttctgcaacccaAATTGTATTTTGTAcataaatgttttgaattaacctttcaaataagagttcaagcatcgaaaaatatttaaccgttttgataaatttgattaaatgaCGATTTGATTGTAGTGATAAGATAGATAGAATGATAGTAGATAGTAGATTCTAGTGATAGATTCTGTAGATAAACTTGTTAATTACTTAGTTTTGAATTAGACTTGATTTCCAAGTAGTGGACAGATCACATACCATCAAATCATCCCAATTGGTCCCATTGATGATTTAGAGCCTCTTTGTGGAAGTTGCCATTCGCGTAGCCTGTGGCGTATCGCACCAAGACGGATGTGTCACACAGTAAGTGTCAATGTATCGATACACTGAGCATGCATGTTTTTCtacttaattttttgtttttatttttttattgttatacAGAGATGTATTCAGCACCTAGTTAAAGTTTTGCTCTCAAGTTAATGCAGTGGTCAGATTTGAACTGATGTCATTTACCTAGAAACGCTACGAACAACTACGGACGAGGCGCTGCTATCGCCACTGCTACCCCACGTACTACGTAGGAACAATATAAATTCAATAACTGTTCAAACATGTAGATTTAGCCCAATTAA harbors:
- the LOC131214306 gene encoding uncharacterized protein LOC131214306, whose translation is MNCNLPEVSVCVENVATPPTVGPGTPAPPIDNVPTVPTAGPIVPSPEVPTAPTALPPVEVPTAPSPTTIVPTPVPTPVPTPVPTPVPTPIPNPTPAPSPGNPPDCPPNAVFYYPHPNCSFFYRCVWGVLHTLQCPPNQFWNQEREYCDHPFNVNCPAGAG